From one Falsibacillus pallidus genomic stretch:
- a CDS encoding GerAB/ArcD/ProY family transporter — protein MQPVPESRKISASIVFFTVSSIQIGVGVLGFQRIIAKIAGYDGWMSIIIAGIATHGVMYVIYKICEKGDGDIIHAQHFVFGKWLGSLLNLFFAFYFSLASITVVRTFLEVIQVWMFPTLSNFWFSLFFLLLVLYIINGGFRTVAGVAFFGTVLPSYLLLPFLMAIPHSDYRNLLPIFDSSILDILKGAHSMSLTYLGYESLLIYYPFIKEPGKSKKFAHFGLFSTTLVYLYTALITFGYFSQGQLQKTIWATLSLWKIVELPFVERFEYIGIGNWCLIIMPNICISLWCASRIIKKTFPISQKWSVIILSAACLLVVTLFNTRLQVNTLNDIMGKIGFYLNFIYLPLLLILLLIVRKVKKKHET, from the coding sequence TCATCGCAAAAATTGCCGGATATGACGGTTGGATGAGCATCATCATTGCAGGGATCGCCACCCATGGCGTCATGTACGTCATCTATAAAATCTGCGAAAAAGGTGACGGGGATATCATCCATGCACAGCACTTTGTATTTGGAAAGTGGCTTGGCAGCTTGCTTAACCTATTTTTTGCATTTTATTTCTCACTCGCTTCCATCACGGTGGTTCGGACGTTCTTGGAAGTCATTCAAGTCTGGATGTTTCCTACTCTATCGAATTTTTGGTTCAGCCTATTTTTCCTGCTGCTGGTCCTATATATAATCAACGGCGGTTTCCGAACAGTCGCTGGTGTTGCTTTCTTCGGTACTGTCCTGCCGAGCTACCTGCTGCTCCCTTTCTTGATGGCCATTCCACATTCTGACTACCGGAATCTCTTGCCGATATTCGATTCTTCCATCTTGGATATATTGAAGGGGGCGCACAGCATGTCCCTTACCTATCTGGGCTACGAATCACTCCTGATTTATTATCCGTTTATAAAGGAACCGGGAAAATCGAAGAAGTTCGCCCATTTCGGCCTTTTCTCCACCACTCTGGTTTATTTGTATACAGCTTTGATAACATTCGGCTACTTCAGTCAAGGGCAGCTCCAAAAAACGATTTGGGCAACCTTGTCATTGTGGAAAATCGTAGAACTCCCTTTCGTAGAAAGATTTGAATATATCGGCATCGGAAACTGGTGTCTCATCATCATGCCAAACATATGCATTTCCTTATGGTGCGCCAGCAGGATCATCAAAAAAACATTCCCGATCAGCCAAAAATGGTCTGTGATTATTTTATCAGCGGCCTGCCTTTTGGTCGTCACCCTTTTTAATACAAGGCTCCAAGTCAATACTCTGAACGACATCATGGGGAAAATCGGATTCTATTTAAATTTCATCTACCTCCCTCTTCTATTGATTTTGCTGCTTATCGTAAGGAAGGTGAAGAAGAAGCATGAGACATAA
- the murQ gene encoding N-acetylmuramic acid 6-phosphate etherase, protein MNLQNIMTEKRNPSTMDIDQLSSLEIIQKINDEDQKVPMAIEAILPVIAKVVDDIVKGMKNGGRLIYIGAGTSGRLGILDASECPPTYGTSPEQVLAIIAGGDHAIQYAMEGAEDSLEGGEQDIVNANVGPNDVVVGIAASGRTPYTIAAMKKAKELGAVVAAVVCSPNSPMEQAADFAIVAEVGPEVVTGSTRMKAGTAQKLILNMLSTASMIQLGKVYSNLMVDVMASNEKLRERAKLIVAEAAGVDVKEAEEALKEFGSAKPAILSLVTGLKGKEVLDLLEKHDGHLRAAIKDSLKIS, encoded by the coding sequence ATGAACCTTCAAAACATAATGACAGAAAAAAGAAATCCTTCCACAATGGATATAGACCAGCTTTCAAGCCTGGAAATCATTCAAAAGATCAATGATGAAGACCAAAAGGTGCCGATGGCGATCGAAGCCATTCTGCCGGTAATCGCAAAAGTGGTGGATGACATCGTCAAAGGGATGAAAAATGGAGGGCGGCTGATCTACATCGGTGCTGGAACCAGCGGAAGACTCGGTATACTGGATGCGTCCGAGTGCCCGCCTACTTATGGGACTTCCCCTGAACAGGTGCTTGCCATCATTGCCGGCGGAGACCATGCCATTCAATATGCAATGGAAGGGGCAGAGGACAGCCTCGAAGGAGGCGAGCAGGATATAGTCAATGCCAATGTCGGCCCGAACGATGTGGTGGTAGGGATTGCCGCGAGCGGGAGAACCCCATATACCATTGCTGCGATGAAGAAAGCCAAGGAGCTCGGAGCAGTTGTTGCGGCCGTGGTATGTTCGCCGAATTCACCGATGGAGCAAGCGGCTGACTTCGCCATTGTCGCTGAAGTTGGCCCAGAGGTAGTAACGGGTTCAACGAGAATGAAAGCAGGTACAGCACAAAAATTGATCCTTAACATGCTATCTACGGCTTCCATGATTCAGCTTGGAAAAGTATATAGCAATCTTATGGTCGATGTGATGGCCTCAAACGAAAAGCTCAGGGAAAGAGCGAAACTGATTGTTGCTGAAGCAGCTGGTGTGGATGTAAAAGAAGCTGAGGAAGCCTTAAAAGAATTCGGCTCCGCCAAACCGGCTATCCTTTCCTTAGTCACCGGTTTAAAAGGGAAAGAAGTGCTAGACCTATTAGAAAAGCATGATGGCCATTTAAGGGCTGCTATCAAGGATTCTCTTAAAATATCATAA
- a CDS encoding class I SAM-dependent methyltransferase, with amino-acid sequence MMDEELFQFYAKQAEEPFSGWDFSYITETGRMDSEPLSWSYGSMVIKELRGVNSLLDMGTGGGEFLSMLRPLPPHTAATEGYEPNIPVARDRLKPFGIDVKRVEEDDILPFEDGEFNLVINRHESFSAAEVKRVLSPGGTFITQQVGGLDIQGLNLSLCAIEEFGYAHWNMDYSREQLKKEGFLEIEGAEEFPVTRFFDIGAILYYLKAIPWQIEDFTVEKYRKPLMKIHDEIERRGYIDFKSHRFYLTAKRP; translated from the coding sequence ATGATGGATGAGGAATTATTTCAATTTTACGCGAAACAGGCAGAAGAGCCTTTCAGCGGCTGGGATTTCTCTTATATCACAGAGACTGGCCGGATGGATTCAGAACCGCTTTCCTGGAGCTACGGATCGATGGTCATCAAGGAACTTCGAGGTGTGAACAGCCTATTGGATATGGGGACTGGCGGGGGAGAGTTTCTCAGTATGCTGAGGCCGCTTCCACCCCATACTGCAGCGACGGAAGGCTATGAACCGAATATCCCTGTGGCTAGGGACCGGTTGAAGCCGTTCGGCATCGACGTGAAAAGAGTGGAGGAAGATGATATCCTTCCATTTGAAGATGGCGAGTTCAATCTTGTCATCAACCGGCATGAATCTTTTTCTGCAGCGGAAGTGAAAAGAGTGCTTTCCCCAGGAGGGACCTTCATCACTCAGCAGGTCGGCGGACTTGATATCCAGGGGCTGAATTTATCATTATGTGCGATAGAAGAGTTCGGCTACGCTCATTGGAATATGGACTATTCCCGTGAACAATTGAAGAAAGAAGGCTTTCTGGAAATCGAAGGGGCGGAGGAATTTCCCGTCACAAGGTTTTTTGATATAGGAGCCATCCTCTATTATCTGAAAGCCATTCCTTGGCAAATTGAGGACTTTACGGTTGAAAAATACCGGAAGCCCCTGATGAAAATCCATGATGAAATCGAGCGAAGAGGGTATATCGATTTCAAGTCACACAGATTCTATTTAACTGCAAAAAGACCATAA
- a CDS encoding autorepressor SdpR family transcription factor produces MNSPFKALSDPTRRKILHLLKSKDLTAGEIADHFQISKPSISHHLSLLKQSGLVLDERHGQHIIYSLNSTVFQELMAWFMDFLPEKGEEKNEE; encoded by the coding sequence ATGAATTCACCCTTCAAAGCATTATCAGATCCCACTCGCAGAAAGATTCTTCATTTGCTGAAAAGCAAAGATTTGACAGCCGGTGAAATTGCTGACCACTTCCAGATTTCAAAACCGAGCATCTCCCACCATCTTAGTCTGCTGAAGCAGTCTGGTTTGGTGCTTGATGAGCGTCATGGCCAGCATATCATCTATTCCTTGAATTCCACAGTGTTTCAGGAACTGATGGCTTGGTTTATGGACTTTTTACCGGAAAAGGGGGAAGAAAAAAATGAAGAATAA
- a CDS encoding thioredoxin family protein, with translation MQSIQNVETFEEIIGQDQPVIVKFYAGWCPDCTRMNMFIDEIIAEYDQYKWYELNKDEMPELAEKYTVMGIPSLLIFKNGEKKAHLHSANAKTPEQVREFLQEQE, from the coding sequence ATGCAATCCATTCAAAACGTTGAAACATTCGAAGAAATCATCGGACAGGATCAGCCCGTCATCGTAAAGTTCTATGCTGGCTGGTGCCCGGACTGCACTAGAATGAACATGTTCATTGATGAAATCATCGCGGAATATGACCAATATAAATGGTATGAACTAAACAAAGATGAAATGCCCGAGCTTGCAGAAAAGTATACTGTCATGGGCATTCCGAGCCTTCTCATTTTCAAGAACGGTGAGAAGAAAGCACACTTGCACAGTGCCAATGCAAAAACTCCAGAGCAAGTTAGAGAATTTTTGCAAGAACAAGAGTAA
- a CDS encoding DUF5673 domain-containing protein, translating into MDTLHVLFVSVVCAIVFLVYLELIVSYHKRNRLGKVTYPERREFDEYSLLMRWKTTDDTIYRIGIIAAYLLMIFVVFAWGYNVFVEPFYGLTIAAALPYLFFFSNVIEVRNGGMMINGLLVNWEEIDHYEWHERKGNASLVLFYKKRKLGFKKFRSGPMPLLLSRKLEEVLKNQPYLNKGA; encoded by the coding sequence ATGGACACTTTACATGTATTATTTGTTTCTGTCGTCTGTGCCATTGTGTTTTTGGTCTATCTCGAACTGATCGTCAGCTATCATAAGAGAAATAGACTTGGAAAAGTGACATATCCAGAGCGGCGTGAATTTGATGAATACAGCCTTCTTATGAGATGGAAAACAACCGATGATACCATTTATCGAATTGGCATCATCGCGGCGTATTTACTCATGATTTTTGTTGTTTTTGCATGGGGATACAATGTATTCGTGGAGCCGTTTTATGGGTTGACCATTGCAGCAGCGCTTCCATACCTGTTTTTCTTCAGCAATGTCATTGAAGTAAGGAATGGAGGTATGATGATCAATGGCCTCCTAGTAAACTGGGAAGAAATTGATCATTATGAATGGCATGAACGAAAAGGAAATGCATCTCTTGTCCTTTTTTATAAAAAAAGGAAGCTGGGATTCAAGAAGTTCCGCTCTGGTCCTATGCCGCTCCTATTATCCCGTAAGCTGGAGGAAGTATTGAAGAACCAGCCTTACTTGAATAAAGGCGCATAA
- the rodA gene encoding rod shape-determining protein RodA — translation MTSQQNSTTKLDYGLILSLMLMCIVSCVSIYSAQKTGQYGSENFLLKQIFWYIVGVGIISIVIRFDSDQLKKLSWYFYGFGLFLLLFLIVAPDSIAHEINGAKSWFQLPGIGSLQPSEFVKVFLILALSRVVVDHHQKYLVKTIKTDFMLLIKLGFVTMVPLALVMQQPDLGTSLVFIAILLGIIFVSGITWKLLLPIFGGFSVIAGAVLSLVVWYPNLLEKYLHVKQYQLGRIYSWLDPYNYQSDTGFQLTRSLLAIGSGETGGKGFGHRDVYLPESHTDFIFSVVGEEFGFIGGSILVSLFFMLIYHITKAGLETKNDFYSYICTGVISMITFHVFQNIGMTIGLLPITGIPLPFISYGGSSLMGNMFAVGLIFSIRYHYKKYMFSSEA, via the coding sequence ATGACTTCTCAGCAAAATTCTACAACTAAGCTTGATTATGGGCTAATCCTCAGCTTGATGCTGATGTGTATTGTTAGCTGTGTTTCGATTTACAGTGCGCAGAAGACGGGACAATACGGCTCGGAAAACTTTCTGCTCAAACAAATTTTCTGGTATATCGTCGGAGTGGGCATCATCTCCATTGTCATCCGATTCGATTCAGATCAATTGAAAAAGCTTTCGTGGTATTTTTACGGTTTCGGCTTATTCCTGCTGCTATTCCTAATCGTTGCCCCTGACAGCATTGCACATGAAATCAACGGGGCAAAAAGCTGGTTCCAGCTTCCCGGAATTGGATCCTTGCAGCCGTCGGAATTCGTTAAGGTATTCTTGATTCTCGCTTTATCGCGTGTGGTCGTCGATCATCATCAAAAATATCTCGTAAAAACCATCAAAACAGATTTTATGCTTCTCATTAAATTAGGTTTCGTGACGATGGTTCCGCTCGCATTGGTCATGCAGCAGCCGGACCTTGGGACATCCCTTGTTTTTATTGCCATTCTACTGGGCATCATCTTTGTGTCAGGTATAACATGGAAGCTGCTACTCCCGATTTTCGGAGGATTCTCAGTCATTGCAGGAGCCGTCCTTTCTTTGGTTGTCTGGTACCCAAATTTACTAGAAAAATATTTGCATGTTAAGCAGTATCAGCTTGGACGCATCTATTCCTGGCTTGATCCCTACAACTATCAAAGTGACACCGGCTTTCAGCTGACTCGTTCGCTTTTGGCAATCGGTTCAGGGGAAACAGGCGGGAAAGGCTTCGGTCATCGTGATGTCTACTTGCCGGAAAGCCATACGGATTTCATATTCAGTGTCGTCGGTGAAGAATTCGGCTTTATCGGAGGAAGCATTCTGGTCAGCCTCTTTTTTATGCTGATCTACCATATCACCAAGGCTGGATTGGAAACGAAAAATGATTTCTATTCCTACATTTGTACAGGTGTCATCTCCATGATCACCTTCCATGTATTCCAAAACATCGGCATGACAATCGGATTGCTGCCGATCACAGGGATTCCACTTCCGTTCATCAGCTATGGAGGAAGTTCCTTGATGGGAAATATGTTTGCGGTCGGCTTGATTTTCTCGATTCGCTACCATTATAAAAAATACATGTTTTCATCAGAGGCATAA
- a CDS encoding SdpI family protein: protein MKNNNHLAWNIHDLFIALIALIPVIMAAVFYKDLPDSVAIHFGVSGEPDNYASKSSFIIVFFLMNLGIPLLMKFSKFMDPRKQNYEKFGKAYLMIRYLIAVIIAAIGVVTLLFNLGYDVNIQMMVLLGIGILFIGIGNYMVQLRSNFFVGIRTPWTLTSDVNWRKTHRLAGPLWMGAGVILLICAFLPGTIAMYITITVAAIIVLIPMIYSYILFKNGNT from the coding sequence ATGAAGAATAACAATCATCTTGCTTGGAATATCCATGATCTATTCATTGCTTTGATTGCCTTGATTCCTGTCATAATGGCCGCTGTCTTTTATAAGGACCTGCCGGATTCAGTGGCCATCCACTTCGGTGTAAGCGGCGAGCCGGACAATTACGCTTCCAAAAGTTCATTTATAATCGTATTTTTCTTGATGAACCTCGGGATTCCACTCCTTATGAAGTTCTCCAAGTTCATGGACCCAAGGAAGCAGAATTACGAAAAGTTCGGGAAGGCCTATCTTATGATCCGGTATTTAATCGCCGTGATCATTGCAGCCATCGGAGTAGTCACACTCCTTTTCAATCTTGGGTACGACGTCAACATTCAAATGATGGTGCTCCTTGGAATCGGGATCTTATTTATCGGAATTGGCAATTATATGGTCCAGCTTAGATCCAATTTCTTCGTCGGGATACGGACGCCTTGGACATTGACCAGTGATGTGAATTGGAGGAAGACCCATCGGCTCGCAGGGCCTTTGTGGATGGGGGCAGGAGTAATCCTACTGATTTGCGCCTTTCTACCGGGTACGATTGCTATGTACATTACAATCACAGTCGCAGCCATCATTGTGCTGATTCCTATGATATACTCCTATATTCTATTTAAAAATGGAAATACATGA
- a CDS encoding Ger(x)C family spore germination protein, with amino-acid sequence MRHKLLLLPLCVLLLTGCVEREIIDDLNIETAVGYDKAGNKLIRGTALFPAYQKDKTIQNVTMTATGTVTRDILTKLEKESTEPLVTGSLQVVLFGDTLAREGLITLGDSLQRDASIGSRIFLAVVEGGTAEDLLNGQYGNRGNGMYIYNLINHNTDYRDLPSTNLHDFLFDFYQEGKSPYLPMLKKVAPDQLAITGVALFDIDKYVEKIDAEDLFFFKLLVDKYSEGSYVVKVGKEQAAIRSIHSKNKIRVHRKNGKVSITIELDVKGIIREYTGRNLSPAAIAAIQKSFDKEVKKKSEKMIKRFQELGIDPIGFGFRVSNSDRHFELKKWQDQYPDVKIKVIPSIAITESGTVE; translated from the coding sequence ATGAGACATAAACTTCTGCTGCTCCCATTATGCGTATTGCTTTTGACAGGCTGTGTAGAAAGGGAAATCATTGATGATTTAAATATTGAAACAGCTGTAGGCTATGATAAAGCTGGCAACAAACTAATTAGGGGAACAGCTTTATTTCCTGCTTACCAAAAAGACAAGACCATTCAGAATGTAACCATGACAGCCACCGGTACAGTAACAAGGGATATTCTGACCAAGCTCGAAAAAGAATCTACTGAACCACTCGTGACAGGAAGTTTACAGGTCGTTCTATTCGGGGATACACTCGCACGTGAGGGATTAATTACACTAGGAGACTCTTTGCAGAGGGATGCAAGCATCGGATCGAGGATTTTCCTTGCTGTGGTCGAAGGCGGCACCGCCGAAGATTTGTTGAATGGACAGTACGGAAATCGCGGTAATGGAATGTACATATATAATCTGATCAATCACAACACGGATTATCGCGATCTTCCTTCAACAAACCTTCATGATTTTTTATTCGATTTTTATCAGGAAGGAAAGTCTCCCTACCTGCCGATGCTGAAGAAGGTCGCTCCCGATCAGCTCGCCATTACTGGTGTCGCATTGTTTGACATCGACAAGTATGTTGAAAAAATCGACGCAGAGGATCTCTTTTTCTTTAAATTGCTTGTCGATAAATACAGCGAAGGAAGTTATGTTGTAAAAGTGGGGAAAGAACAGGCAGCCATTCGCAGCATCCATTCCAAAAACAAAATACGGGTCCATCGAAAAAATGGAAAAGTCTCCATTACCATCGAACTGGATGTAAAAGGCATCATCAGGGAATACACCGGAAGGAACCTATCGCCTGCCGCCATCGCAGCCATCCAAAAATCATTCGATAAAGAAGTAAAGAAAAAATCAGAAAAAATGATCAAACGATTCCAGGAGCTCGGCATCGATCCAATCGGCTTCGGTTTCCGCGTCTCCAACTCAGACCGCCATTTCGAACTGAAAAAGTGGCAGGACCAATACCCTGACGTGAAAATAAAAGTCATTCCTTCTATCGCAATTACAGAGTCAGGGACAGTGGAGTAA